CACCTCAACGCCTCGCTCGTCGTGACCGCCAACATCGTCATGCTCCTCGCCGGCATCGGGTTCGTGGGCGCCATCCAGGACGCCCTGTCCGGCTTCTTCGTCACCGGCGGCGCCCGCGTCCTCGAGGCCGTGCTCGCCACCGCCGGCATCATCGCCGGGGTCAGCGGCGGGCTGTCGCTGTGCGCCCGGATCGGGCTGGAGATCCCGCGCCTGGCCCTCCCGCGCTTCGACCTGGTCAGCGTGACCTCCGCGGCCGTCGGTGGAGGCGTGGCCGCGGCGGCGTTCGCCTTCGCCTGCTACGCCCCGCTGCGCACCCTCGTGCCCGTGGGCGTGCTCGGCGGCGCCGCGATCGCGGCCACGGAGCTGATCTCCGAGGCCGGCTTCGGCCGCCCCTGGGCGGTCGGCGTGGCGGCGTTCTTCATCGGGCTGTTCGGCTACACCGTCGGCCGCCGGTTCCGGGTGCCGCCGCTCGTGGTCGTGGTCTCGGCCGTCGTACCCCTGCTGCCGGGGTTGTCGATCTACCGCGGCCTCTTCCTGCTCTCCGAGGAGAGCGGCCAGCAGGTCGCGCAGGGCCTGCTCGCGATGGTCACCGCCGCATCGGTCGCGATCGCGCTCGCCTCCGGCGTCATCCTCGGTGAGTACGTCGCCCAGCCGGTCATGCGCGAGGCCCGACGGGTCGAGGCGCGGCTCGCCGGGCCGCGCCTGGTGGGGGTCACCCGGGTCGCGCGACGCCGCCGGTCACGAGGGTGACGTTTCACGGCGCATTTCCGTGGGAGGCTGAGCCCGATCACCTCATCTCAGCACGGGAGAAACCTGATGAAGAAGACCACCCTCGGCCTCGGCGCCATCGCGCTGGCTGCCGCACTCTCGCTCACCGCCTGCGGTACCGACGAGGGCAAGCTCGCCAAGGAGTACTGCGACCTGCTCAAGGACGCGACCTCCGCCGCGGACTCCGGCGACACGGCGAAGGCCGCGGAGGCCAGCAAGGCCCTCACCGACTGGCTGGAGAAGAACAAGGACGTCAAGGGCGACGAGGACGAGTTCACCGACGCCGTCAAGGACGAGTGCGGCGACATCGCCAACCTGCCCTGATCCCTTCAGGCTCACGAGCCGGGCTCCCGCACGGGAGCCCGGCTCGCTGCATTTCGGGGCGACGGGGCAGCCGCGTCAGGGGAGCGTGTCGATGATCGCGGGCAGTGCCGAGGTGATCACCTTGACCAGGTCGTCGCGGGTCAGGCCGGCGGGGTTGTCGCACCAGGTGAGGACGAGGTCCTCGACCATCGCCTGCCAGGCGTGGATGACCAGCCGGACCGCGGGGGTGTCGGGCAGGTCGAGGGTCCCGGTGTCGACGGTGAAGAAGCGGTCGGCGAGCGCGGTGAAGGTGGTCTCGTAGATCGCCCGCAGGGCCTCGTTGCTGCCGGCGGCCGACTTGAGCAGGGACCGGTAGGCGTCCTGGTTCTCGATCACGTAGTCGACGTAGCCGGTGATCGAGCCGAGCAGCCGCTCGAGCGGCTCGCCCTCGGCCGGGGGAGCGGTACGGCGGTAGAGGTCGTCGGCGGCGTACTGCACGACCGCCTCGAGATAGCCCTGCTTGCCACCGAAGTAGTGGTAGAGCAGGCCGCGCGAGATGCCGGCCTCCTCCGCGAGGGTGTCGATCGACAGCTCCTCCAGCGACCGGTTGGTCAGCAGGCGGATGCCGAGCTCGAGGAGCTGCAGGCGCCGCTGGTCGGGCGTCAGGCGGCTCCGCGATCTCGGGGAGGGGGTGGTCGTCGTCACGCGACCCACTCTATTGACAGATGTTCAATAGTGCCAATAGCGTCGCCGCCATGAGTGCAACCCCGGGTCGCAGCAATGTCGACCACCTCATCGTCGGCGCCGGCTTCGCCGGCCTCGCCGCCGCGATCAAGCTCGACGAGGCCGCGGAGCGCGACTTCGTGGTGATCGAGAAGGACAGCGACGTCGGCGGCACCTGGCACATCAACACCTATCCGGGCGCGGAGTGCGACGTCCCGAGCCAGCTCTACTCCTACTCGTTCGCGCTGAACCCGGAGTGGTCCAAGGTCTACTCGCCGCAGCAGGAGATCTGGGAGTACACCCGCAAGGTCGCCGAGGACTCCGGCACGCTCGACCGGTTCGTGTTCGACACGGCGGTCGTCGACGCACGCTGGGACGAGGACGAGCAGCGCTGGATCGTGCGCACCGAGGGCCCCGACGGCCCGAAGGAGTACGCCGCCCGCACGGTCATCTCCGGCTCGGGCGGGCTCTCCGAGCCGCGCCTGCCGGAGATCGAGGGCATCGACTCCTTCCAGGGCGAGATCTTCCACTCGGCCCGCTGGGACCACGACGTCGACCTCGCCGGCAAGCGCGTCGCCGTGATCGGCACGGGCGCATCGGCCATCCAGCTCGTGCCCGAGCTGCAGAAGGTGGTCGGCCACATGGACGTCTACCAGCGCACCCCGAACTGGGTGATCCCGCGCAACGAGCGCTCCTTCACCGGCTTCGAGAAGGCCGTGTTCAAGAACGTCCCCGGCGCCCAACGCGCCCTGCGCTCGCTCGTCTACGGCACCCTCGAGGCCCGCGTGCCGGCGTTCGCGAGGTTCCCGCAGGCCATGCGGGCGGTCGAGCTCCAGGGCAAGCGCAATATCGCCAAGGGGATCACCGACCCCGAGCTGCGCAAGAAGGTTACCCCGGACTACCGCGCCGGGTGCAAGCGGATCCTGATCTCCAACAAGTGGTACCCCGCGCTCGACGCCGACAACGTCGACCTGGTCACCGACCCGATCCAGAAGATCACCGGCGACGCGATCGTCACGGCCGACGGGGTCGAGCGGCCCATCGACGTGCTCGTGGTGGCCACCGGCTTCTACGTGACCGAGCCGCCGATCGCCCAGCACATCACCGGCCGCGGCGGCCGCACGCTGGCCGACGTCTGGGACGAGGGCGGCATGGCGGCGTACAAGGGGACGACGATCCACGGCTTCCCGAACCTGTTCCAGGTCGTCGGCCCCAACACGGCGCTCGGCCACTCCAGCATGATCTTCATCATCGAGTCGCAGGTCCGCTACGTGGTCGAGGCCGCGAAGGCGATGCGCGCCGAGGGCCTCGCCGTGGTCGAGCCGACCCAGGCCGCGCAGGACGCGTGGACCGCGGAGATCCGCCGCAAGATGAAGCCGACCGTGTGGCAGACCGGCGGCTGCGCCAGCTGGTATCTCGACAAGTTCGGCAACAACACCACCCTCTGGCCGGGACAGACCTTCACGTTCCGCCAGCACCTGCGCTCGTTCGACATCGACAAGTACGACGTGCAGCCCGTCCAGCCCGTCCAGCCCCCGAAGTCCACGCAGTCCCCCACGTCCCAGGAGAAGGTCAGCTCGTGAAGAACCTCAGCAACAAGGTCGTCGTCATCACCGGCGCCGGGTCCGGCATCGGCCGCGCGCTCGCGGTCAACCTCGCCGGCAAGGGCGCCCGGCTGGCGCTCTCCGACGTCAACGAGGAGGGCCTCGGCGAGACCGTCGAGCTCGCGCTGAAGGCGGGCTCGCCCGACGTGCACACCGCGCGGCTCGACGTCTCCGACAAGGCCGCCTTCGCGTCGTACGCGACCGAGGTGGCCGAGCACTTCGGCCAGGTCAACGTGGTCATCAACAACGCGGGCGTCGCGCTCGCCGGTGACGCGATCGACCTCAGCTACGAGGACATGGAGTGGATCGTCGGCATCAACTTCTGGGGCGTCGTCTACGGCACCAAGGAGTTCCTGCCGCACCTGATCGCCTCCGGTGACGGCCACGTCGTCAACCTGTCGTCGCTCTTCGGCCTGCTCGCGATGCCCGGCCAGAGCGCCTACAACGCCACCAAGTTCGCGGTCCGCGGCTTCACCGAGGCGCTGCGCGAGGAGATGCTCATCGCCGGCCACAACGTCGGCGTCACCTCGGTGCACCCCGGCGGCATCAAGACCGCCATCGCCCGCAGCGCCCGGGTCTCCGACAAGGAGGACAAGGCTGCGACGGCCAAGCTGTTCGACGAGAAGCTCGCGAAGATGACGCCCGAGCGGGCCGCCGAGATCATCGTCAAGGGCATCACGAAGAACCAGGCGCGGGTGCTCGTCGGCCTCGACGCCCACGCGCTGCACAACTTCCAGAAGTTCACGGGATCGCGCTACGAGGACATCGTCGCGGTGGTCTCGAAGCGGGTGCTCCCGACGAAGGTCGTCTGACCCACTAATCTCGCCTCCGTGGAGGCGTCGCTCGATCGGATGTGGTCGCGCAGCCGCCTGTCGCTGCGCGGCCGCATCCAGCGGTGGAAGTCCAAGCGCTGGGTCGTCCTGCAGTGCGCCGTCGCCGCTGCCGTCGCGTGGTTCGTCGCCGCCGACCTGATCGGGCACGAGCGGCCGTTCTTCGCACCCATCGCCGCGGTCGTCTCGCTCGGGACGTCGTACGGGCAACGGCTGCGGCGGGTCGCCGAGGTCACGATCGGCGTCGCCATCGGTGTCTTCGTCGCCGACGTGCTGGTGGCCGGCATCGGCTCGGGCGCCTGGCAGCTCGGGCTGATCGTCTTCCTCGCGATGTCGACCGCGCTGCTGCTCGACGCCGGCATCCTCTTCGTCACCCAGGCCGCGGTGCAGTCGATCGTCGTCGCCGCGCTGCTGCCCGGCGCGGGCGGCGCCTTCCTGCGCTGGACCGACGCCCTCATCGGTGGGTCCGTCGCGCTCGTCGCCGCCATGGCGGTGCCGGCCGCGCCGCTGCGCCGGCCGCGCGAGCAGGCCGCGGCCGTCGCGCGCAAGATCGCGGAGCTGCTGCGGGCGGCGTCCGACCTGATGGTCGACGGTGAGGTGACGCCGGCGCTCGAGCTGCTCGCCGACGCCCGGGCGACCGACCGGATGATCCGGGAGCTCCAGGCCGCGGCCGAGGAGGGCATGTCGGTCGTCAGCTCCTCGCCGTTCCGGCTGCGTCACCGCGAGCCGCTGCGGCGGATGGTCGAGCTGGTCGACCCGCTCGACCGGGCCCTGCGCAGCACCCGCGTGCTGGTGCGCCAGACGTCGATCGCGGCGTACCGCCGCCGGCCGGTGCCGCCGTCGTACGCCGTGCTGGCCGCGGACCTGGCCGATGCCGCTGACGCGGTGGCCGCCGAGCTCGCCGCGGACCGGCTGGCCGTCGACGCGCGCGAGGCGGTGCTGGCGGTGGGCGCCGCGACCGGGGTCGTCGAGCGAAGCGAGGTGCTGACCGCGGAGGCGATCCTCGCCCAGCTGCGGGCGATCGTCGCCGACCTGTTGATGGTCACCGGCATGGGCCAGCTCGAGGCGACCGACGCGCTGCCGCCACCGCCGCGCAGCTGACGCGTGCCAGACTTCGGCGCGTGACCAATGTCGTGGAGCAGAGCGTCGAGATCGATGCCCCCGTCAGCAAGGTGTTCGCGTACGTCGACGACTTCACCACCACGAAGGACTGGATGTACGGGTTGACGAGGATCGACCCGGTCACCGAGCAGCTGAGCGGCGTCGGCGCGCAGTACGACGGCGTGATGAAG
Above is a genomic segment from Nocardioides aromaticivorans containing:
- a CDS encoding threonine/serine ThrE exporter family protein, with the translated sequence MDDLRTLHRTLDLCLKVGEVLLSSGAGAPDVVATMRALARALGVRHTQVDVTFTSLAMSVQQGLDEPPVVQLRAVTQRDIDYEDLTRVDHLVRAVVAGEVDLEGARTELAAIVSSGHARPRWMATLGVGLMCGGVGLQLGGNAVVVLVAMLAAVCIDRLQLLMTRRRLPGFYQQVAGGVVATILAALGTRLAEPWVHLNASLVVTANIVMLLAGIGFVGAIQDALSGFFVTGGARVLEAVLATAGIIAGVSGGLSLCARIGLEIPRLALPRFDLVSVTSAAVGGGVAAAAFAFACYAPLRTLVPVGVLGGAAIAATELISEAGFGRPWAVGVAAFFIGLFGYTVGRRFRVPPLVVVVSAVVPLLPGLSIYRGLFLLSEESGQQVAQGLLAMVTAASVAIALASGVILGEYVAQPVMREARRVEARLAGPRLVGVTRVARRRRSRG
- a CDS encoding FUSC family protein gives rise to the protein MEASLDRMWSRSRLSLRGRIQRWKSKRWVVLQCAVAAAVAWFVAADLIGHERPFFAPIAAVVSLGTSYGQRLRRVAEVTIGVAIGVFVADVLVAGIGSGAWQLGLIVFLAMSTALLLDAGILFVTQAAVQSIVVAALLPGAGGAFLRWTDALIGGSVALVAAMAVPAAPLRRPREQAAAVARKIAELLRAASDLMVDGEVTPALELLADARATDRMIRELQAAAEEGMSVVSSSPFRLRHREPLRRMVELVDPLDRALRSTRVLVRQTSIAAYRRRPVPPSYAVLAADLADAADAVAAELAADRLAVDAREAVLAVGAATGVVERSEVLTAEAILAQLRAIVADLLMVTGMGQLEATDALPPPPRS
- a CDS encoding flavin-containing monooxygenase, which codes for MSATPGRSNVDHLIVGAGFAGLAAAIKLDEAAERDFVVIEKDSDVGGTWHINTYPGAECDVPSQLYSYSFALNPEWSKVYSPQQEIWEYTRKVAEDSGTLDRFVFDTAVVDARWDEDEQRWIVRTEGPDGPKEYAARTVISGSGGLSEPRLPEIEGIDSFQGEIFHSARWDHDVDLAGKRVAVIGTGASAIQLVPELQKVVGHMDVYQRTPNWVIPRNERSFTGFEKAVFKNVPGAQRALRSLVYGTLEARVPAFARFPQAMRAVELQGKRNIAKGITDPELRKKVTPDYRAGCKRILISNKWYPALDADNVDLVTDPIQKITGDAIVTADGVERPIDVLVVATGFYVTEPPIAQHITGRGGRTLADVWDEGGMAAYKGTTIHGFPNLFQVVGPNTALGHSSMIFIIESQVRYVVEAAKAMRAEGLAVVEPTQAAQDAWTAEIRRKMKPTVWQTGGCASWYLDKFGNNTTLWPGQTFTFRQHLRSFDIDKYDVQPVQPVQPPKSTQSPTSQEKVSS
- a CDS encoding TetR/AcrR family transcriptional regulator, with translation MTTTTPSPRSRSRLTPDQRRLQLLELGIRLLTNRSLEELSIDTLAEEAGISRGLLYHYFGGKQGYLEAVVQYAADDLYRRTAPPAEGEPLERLLGSITGYVDYVIENQDAYRSLLKSAAGSNEALRAIYETTFTALADRFFTVDTGTLDLPDTPAVRLVIHAWQAMVEDLVLTWCDNPAGLTRDDLVKVITSALPAIIDTLP
- a CDS encoding SDR family NAD(P)-dependent oxidoreductase, whose amino-acid sequence is MKNLSNKVVVITGAGSGIGRALAVNLAGKGARLALSDVNEEGLGETVELALKAGSPDVHTARLDVSDKAAFASYATEVAEHFGQVNVVINNAGVALAGDAIDLSYEDMEWIVGINFWGVVYGTKEFLPHLIASGDGHVVNLSSLFGLLAMPGQSAYNATKFAVRGFTEALREEMLIAGHNVGVTSVHPGGIKTAIARSARVSDKEDKAATAKLFDEKLAKMTPERAAEIIVKGITKNQARVLVGLDAHALHNFQKFTGSRYEDIVAVVSKRVLPTKVV